tttggttggggttagttgcatgtaattatgcatcatttactgttaAGTACATGCAACATATGAACaatgacactttaaaataaagtgttaccagatttttatttttatttattttgaatgggAATTCAAAAGGAATTCCTTTTTAGCTAATGGGAATGTAAGTTGTTTAATGATAATTTTGGCACACCAAACAATTTAAAGATATAATTCAAAGTCTAAATATACAATTAAAGTTATCCTTGCATAATAATATTTAGaatgtaaaaattatttgcATCAAAAAGGATCTGCAGAATATTGGTGAAGCGCATTATGCAGAATCAATGAACAGAAAAGAAAATCGTCTACTCGTCTAAAATTAGATTTTACATTTTGCAAAAGGAAAGACGAAAGAGTTAAATGTTCGAAACCCATTCAACTCTTTCCTCCTTCGTTTCCAAAATGACAGTCAGCTGACGAGAAAAGTTTTGGTTTCCGAACCCATATGTTAAAGAGCTCTAAGATCCAGCGAGCCCATTGGCTCGTAGGAACCTGACGTCAGGGCAGCTATAAAACTCAGCAATGCTTTTAAACTCTACTGTAGTGGGTCGAGTTTAAAAACTCTCTTAGCTCGATCTGTGTCAGTAGCATTTAGCGCACGTATTTCACGTTACACTTACCCGTTTGACCACGATGATGTCTGCTCTTGAGGAGTCACCAAAGTGTTAAATGTTTGAAACACAAAGCCGCCGAAATCCACATGTAAAGAGAAGAGAAAGAGATCCAATGCATTTTTGCAATAGACTGTGCCAAGGAGAGCTCATAATCTGGAGTTAGGAGAGCACTGAAAAGTCCtgtatctgttttttttttctttctgcaaAGAGTAAAGCATTTAAACATCATCAAACTGGCTCACTCTCTTCCGAACCAGCCCGCTTTGACAGCTGCTCTTCACCCGCTCTGGAGGACGGTCAGCAGCAAGAGGATGGCATCAGAGCTGGCACTGAGCAGCTCCGACCTGCCCACCAGTCCCCTGGCCATGGAATATGTTAATGACTTCGATCTGATGAAGTTTGAGGTGAAGAAAGAGCCACTGGAGCCCGATCGCAGCATCAGCCAGTGCAGCCGCCTAATCGCCGGGGGCTCCCTGTCTTCCACCCCGATGAGCACGCCCTGCAGCTCAGTTCCCCCTTCCCCAAGCTTCTCGGCGCCCAGCCCTAGCTCCGGGAGCGAGCAGAAGGCGCACCTGGAGGATTTCTACTGGATGACCGGTTATCAGCAGCAGCTCAACCCGGAGGCGTTGGGCTTCAGTCCCGAGGACGCGGTTGAAGCGCTGATTAACAGCACACATCAGCTCCAGAGCTTCGACGGCTATGCTAGAGGGCAGCAGTTTAGTAGCGCAGCCGGACCGGGAGGCGCCATGGCCGGGGAGGAGATGGGATCCGCCGCCGCGGTGGTGTCTGCAGTCATTGCCGCTGCTGCAGCGCAGAACGGGGGACCTCACCACCAgcaccatcatcaccaccacagCCACCACCAGCAGCACCAAACTCCCGGGATCCCGTCCAGCAACAACTCCTCTGGCATCCACCACCAGCACAGCCACCTGGACGACCGCTTCTCTGACGATCAACTCGTTACCATGTCCGTGCGGGAGCTCAACCGGCAGCTGCGCGGCGTCAGCAAAGAGGAGGTGATCCGACTCAAACAGAAGAGGAGAACCCTCAAAAACAGAGGCTATGCCCAGTCGTGTCGCTACAAGAGGGTCCAACAGAGGCACGTACTGGAGGGTGAGAAGACCCAGCTCATGCAGCAGGTGGACCACCTCAAACAAGAGATCTCCAGACTGGTGCGTGAGAGAGACGCGTACAAAGAGAAGTACGAGAAGCTGGTGAACAGCGGCTTCCGAGAAAATTCGTCGAGCAGCGACAACAACCCCTCATCCCCGGAGTTTTTCATGTGAGTGCcctaaaaaaaaagcataaaaagaaatcaataaagttttttaaagttttttttttttttttttttttaatctctatTTTTGTTTTGGGGGTTGTAAGATCAAGGCTGACAACTTTTGTATCGCTTTTATAAAGAACTGATGTCAGTTCTTGAGTTTTGGAGGCTTGTTGTGCAACCAAACAGACATTTTTTCTTCATGTGCATTTATCTTATTCTTTAATTAGCTAATATTTTGATGTGTATGCATAGGCTACACTCATGATATTGATATAACTTCATTCaccttttgcattttttttttcttgccaaaTAAGAAAGTTtgctctttttttgttttatatatatatatatatatatatatatatatatatatatatatatatatatatatatatatataatttttttttttttttttttgctttttgttttgttgccaAAGTCAGAGGATTTCCCCCCATTATCATCTCATGCCTTCTGCTTGCTGTTTTGTGACTTTACACGAGAGACATTATTGCTATAAGAGACATGTCATTGAAGTGCCTGCATGCTGGACATGTATGGTCTTTTTGTTCTTTCTTTATCCCCCCtcagttttttttaagtttttttacgCTTGAAAATGAACTTCTACTTGGAAAAGAACTTCTGCTCAGCATGGCATCCATACATTGCTTTCATTTCCCGATCACTTTTTTGGAATACGGACTAAAAAAGTGAAAGGAGCATCATGTCATCATCCTCCTCCCCATGAAAAAGTTGATCCATACAGTTTCCATGCATTTAATTCTCTGTTGAGAGCCAACTGGAAGCGGTGTTTCGAGGGAAAGAACAAGGACCTGGTTTCTGAAAGGAATTCTCCCTCTGGGACTTAAACAGTGTTGTTGCTAAAAGCGGTTTGTGTATTTAATGTCAAGCATTTGCATTTTGATAACTCTGGAATGAACTACATTTATTGCATCATATAAAAACAGTTGAAGGTAGTAGCCCATGCCACAGGTTGACACGAAGAAGGAAGTGTGACTTAGAGTTTAGATGTTGCCTGTTCATTTTGTTAGAATTTTGGGAAGGCTCCAAGTTTGCGTAcagctggatttttatcatGCGTAACTTGAGCTTTTTGCAGCATGTACTTGCAGTGAAAACAGCAGTTTGACCGTTGTAGTTCATGATGTAGCCTGCCATTCACTGTATTTTTAAACCAAAGTATTAAAGAAAGTAGAATTTCAAgtcaacatgaaaaaaaaattacctgaTATAAAGTCTGACCTATTTGGAATGAGTTGCACTAAATGTAGCTTGTAGCAAATTATATATCACATATTGGAATCTATCTAGAACGCTAATTTAAAAGGCACCCATCATGGCTTTGCTGAAAACGAAAAAGATATAATCTTATTTAGTTATATATTGTCAAGCAGGACTCgattctttttctttctttctttctttctttctttctttctttctttctttctttctttctttctttctttctttctttctttctttctttcttgttgTTAATAAATTCATTATTTACATGGCAATAATATAGTAATCAATATTAAAATGTCTGGACATTGTTTTATGGTCAGGGATTGATACCCTGCTTGTATAAAATCAGGATATACCGTTCTTCAATAAATTCTTAAAACtatgttaattattatttttattttttttcatatatattttgctGTGCAAAATTATTTTACCCACTAACCATATGTGATGTTCATATATGCTTATTTTCTTTTCATACAATTATATGATATGCAATAAAATGCAATTTGGGCCACTTAAAGTCTGCTTTCTCTGGATGTTGTTTGTTaaagttttattattattataattttgatttatttatttttaaacaatgagTTTATTTATTGTTAGTAGCCTAATTTTATTAGTCTTATCCAGTGTATGCATTGCACAAAACATGTTTGGCTTCACAAAAATTGACTGTCTATCGCAAGAATCGGACTCTTGAAACTATGTAAATAGCATTCGCTCTTATCATATAGTTGTTTGGATCAAAGGACAACTATTTGTTAACACCACAGAGCACTACTTTTCTCAAGATATATGCCAATTTGACTACAAACACTATCTTATAAACTCATAAGTATTCTCTGGAAAAGACCACAAGATCTGAGGTGCAGTCACTAGCACATCATTTTTGATAGAGTATAATGCATTTTGCAATGCTCTAACATTCCAAAGTTTGCCACCGTCTCAATGCAATAGACTttgctttatattttaaatgaagttATAGCGTAACTGTAGGTGTcacttttttaccttttatttagaGACTCACAAGCAAAATTGTGGATTGCTTGATGAAAGTAAACTCTTTTTAACTGCAATGGTGCAGGCTATGTGTGCTGTGTGGCACAGATGTGAAACTCCTGGAACAGCTATTTGTTTAGGTCTTGAGGTACAAATATAAAGGCATTTAAAAGCGGATGTAAATGGTTGTAGTGCAGTTATGAAAGAACAGCATGTTTATGCATTTGCCTGAGAAATGCGTGTTTATGTGAGGGCAGGGTTGAATGAGCGCGGTATGTGTACCATGGGTTCTCAACATGGTGAGTCGTAGGCGTGTACTGATAGTGCGGCGGACAGCAGGAAAAAGTCTGTGCTGAATGGAAATAGTAAAACCCTGAGAAAATGAAGCCACGTCCACAAATTTGCACAAACTCTACTGTcgtttttttagatttttttttttttaaatacagaatGTTCCATATTCCAATTCATCGTAAGAATTATGAATATTGCTTGGCTTAAGCagttgatgttaatattaatacaCCTAATAACTTTAGGACAATTTTGTTAATACCTTTGTATAATAAACAATGTTGGCTCAACAATTGATCCGTGTCCTGAAGCAACAtcagttgagaaccactgtgCAACTGAAAGTGCTTTTGGAGGTCAGAGTGAACATTCACATCCTGTATGTGTGCAAGACTTTTTCCACTCTTAGACTTGTGCCATCTGACCACCACTGATGTAAGGACattgataatattaaaaatcatttaCATTAGGGTGACCTAACGTcctgttttcccaggacatGTACTGTTTTTAAGTCCTGTCATGGCCCTAATAGAACAACTCCCTATCCTTACGGAGAGGGCATACTTAAAATGTATTGAAATGAACAAGGAATCTTTGAGTAAACTTCAAGTTGCTGGGCCGAGTGTCCTGGTATTCGGTAATCAAAATACGGTCAtcctaatttatatataaaaaaggcgtaaaataaatatatccaCATTCTTAAGATAAGAACAGTTTTGTTGTTCACCTCTCCTGAAAAACAGTAGGGAACAGGAGATCGGGCAAGAGagagtttaaatgttttttcccaATTATTAATCGCTCAGAAAAGATCCAGCTTGAGAAATGATAAATTATGAATCTGTAGCAGTGTCCATACTGGGTTTTTAGCATGTATGCGAAACcagtaatttataataaactgTCTCTCATGCGTACTTAGGaaaatgttctgtttttttttttttattattattttgagctGCCCTTAACCTCAAATTTTGTGTGCACTGAAGAAATGTAGgcaaacacaattattttagATTTGCTTTCTtcaatttgaaatgtatttggGCTGTCCTAAAACATTTACACGTTATGATATGTAAAATCTAGCTGTTATGATCATTATTTTGGGGGGAAatcttgtatttatttattattatatcatcACTTTTATTCAATGTTCAAGAGAAGGGGAAAGCATCACTTAATTGAATCAATGGATGTTGCACTTTTTGAGTCTCTTTAAGAGAAAATCCAAGCATTAGTGAAAGGTGTAtttcagtgtgtgagtgtgagtgtgtgtgtgtgtgtacagaggATGCGTGGAGGTCAGTGTAGATGGAGCGAGATGTAGAAACGTGTGCAGTCATTACAGAGATCTTTACCCACAGGGGAGACCTTATTCATTTCCTGTACCAGTCCTTAAGTCCAACATGTACACACAGATGCGTAGCGGTCTTCCTATGGATACGCAGCTAACTTTCATCCATTTTCACTTTAATCAGCTAAGAACAGCTTTGCTCAACAAATTTGCCCAGCGATTTTGCATTATTTTGATTAGTTGACTGAATGCAATTACATTGTCGTCAATATCCAGGTTCATTGCTGGCTGCATTGAACTTTTATTAGTATTTGGTGTACATTACGTCATGAAaggcagacaggcagacaggcagacagacagatagatagatagatagatagatagatagatagatagatagatagatagatagatagatagatagatagatagatagatagatagatagatagatagatagatagatagatagatagatagatagatagatagatagatagattttggCATTCTTTTGGCTTGTGGGTGACGCGGGTAAACTTGAAAGAGCTCACGGAAAGATGTGCACACACTTTGAAACTGTGTGTGTCAGAGGATTGGGGTTTTCCAGCGATGCACAAACGCAATAAAGATGAAAATGATGCATGTGTGATACAGAGAGCGAGTGAGACATCATCGGATAAAAAGGCCTTTAGTCTTTAATCTGGACTGTGAGATCCAATTTTAAATAAGTATTCAATTATTGTTATACATAACGTATAACCAACATCGGTTTAGATATGCCACCTTTCATTTAGACGGTATCAATCTTTATACAGCTTTCTTAATAAagagtttctttttttaaaagctgAAAGCGTATTGATGCATGTCATTAAATGGCTCTCCTCAGAAGCATGAGAGGGATGGCATTTTCTGTGCTTTGTAAAATCATCAGTCATCGTCATGATCTTCATCAGTGGCGGACggtagtggagtatttttactttctactcaagtcAATTTGTaaagtgtttttctttggaaacCTTTTGCTTCACTACTTTCCAAAGCATAATATCTAATGTCATAATTTTTACTGCGCTACATTTCataattaaaagttgttgttttcttaatacttaattacataaaaaatgtagtaCTTTCTTACGTGTACCCATTTAAAACGTTGAATTACTTTTTACTTGAGTAGCTAAACGTatacagtacattttaaataattaagcattaaataataatcaatatgaaatgtattgcagtaaaaagtacTATATTACagtatgttttggaatgttgttaagtaaaagttttccaaagaagaacaaCGATAAAGTACATATTcttgaaaaacaaaatgacttGGGAAGTAAAAATTCTTCAATACTGTCCGCCTCTGATCTTCATCATTCATAATCTTTCATAATCAGCTATTTGATAATGAACTCTTCAGCCCGCTCGAGTAATTG
The nucleotide sequence above comes from Pseudorasbora parva isolate DD20220531a chromosome 16, ASM2467924v1, whole genome shotgun sequence. Encoded proteins:
- the mafa gene encoding transcription factor Maf isoform X2; the encoded protein is MASELALSSSDLPTSPLAMEYVNDFDLMKFEVKKEPLEPDRSISQCSRLIAGGSLSSTPMSTPCSSVPPSPSFSAPSPSSGSEQKAHLEDFYWMTGYQQQLNPEALGFSPEDAVEALINSTHQLQSFDGYARGQQFSSAAGPGGAMAGEEMGSAAAVVSAVIAAAAAQNGGPHHQHHHHHHSHHQQHQTPGIPSSNNSSGIHHQHSHLDDRFSDDQLVTMSVRELNRQLRGVSKEEVIRLKQKRRTLKNRGYAQSCRYKRVQQRHVLEGEKTQLMQQVDHLKQEISRLVRERDAYKEKYEKLVNSGFRENSSSSDNNPSSPEFFIYHSGS
- the mafa gene encoding transcription factor Maf isoform X1; this translates as MASELALSSSDLPTSPLAMEYVNDFDLMKFEVKKEPLEPDRSISQCSRLIAGGSLSSTPMSTPCSSVPPSPSFSAPSPSSGSEQKAHLEDFYWMTGYQQQLNPEALGFSPEDAVEALINSTHQLQSFDGYARGQQFSSAAGPGGAMAGEEMGSAAAVVSAVIAAAAAQNGGPHHQHHHHHHSHHQQHQTPGIPSSNNSSGIHHQHSHLDDRFSDDQLVTMSVRELNRQLRGVSKEEVIRLKQKRRTLKNRGYAQSCRYKRVQQRHVLEGEKTQLMQQVDHLKQEISRLVRERDAYKEKYEKLVNSGFRENSSSSDNNPSSPEFFMSSRKFLHL